A portion of the Chondrinema litorale genome contains these proteins:
- a CDS encoding RNA polymerase sigma factor encodes MTDEAVMELVKKGDLEKTSILFERYQGMLYNFYLKLSFETELSKDLTQNVFYRLIKYRNSYQSGMSFKAWFFQMARNLYKDHVTNQKNKRSRFSDLEKLGNIAAEKLQDTEQAEREKALYKALTLLDEDQREIIILTKFQKMKYNTIAELMGITESAVKVKVHRAVKKLKGLYFMTEQN; translated from the coding sequence ATGACTGATGAAGCAGTAATGGAATTGGTAAAAAAAGGAGACTTGGAAAAGACTTCCATTCTGTTTGAAAGATATCAGGGAATGCTTTACAACTTTTACCTGAAGCTTTCATTCGAAACAGAATTAAGTAAAGACTTAACTCAAAATGTATTTTACCGCCTAATCAAATACCGAAATAGTTACCAAAGTGGAATGAGTTTTAAAGCTTGGTTTTTTCAAATGGCGAGAAACCTTTACAAAGACCATGTAACGAATCAGAAAAACAAAAGATCGAGATTTAGCGACCTCGAAAAACTAGGAAACATTGCTGCTGAAAAACTACAAGATACCGAACAGGCCGAGAGAGAGAAAGCACTTTACAAAGCACTTACCCTACTGGACGAAGACCAAAGAGAAATTATAATACTAACTAAGTTCCAGAAAATGAAATACAACACCATTGCCGAGCTAATGGGAATAACTGAAAGTGCTGTAAAAGTGAAAGTGCATCGGGCAGTAAAGAAACTGAAAGGCCTTTATTTTATGACCGAACAAAATTGA
- a CDS encoding HEAT repeat domain-containing protein produces the protein MEENQYKDKLIDYLEGTLSEKENKEIEQKLAENEALFNEYDELRIIHDSMDKSVEFDSPVELSKDFYSMLDEEIEKENNNKKFGKSGQWLFTIKKTWNSSLPLRIAASVALFLAGFFVDKQIRMEQIQTEEVQSLRDELNTTKTLVMLSLLKQQSASDRIMAVNYTYEMNEIDQRIVDALSETLATDQNTNVRMAACEALIHYKEKVDVQDVLLTTLSNQDDPSIQIMIIDALISLEDKRAVAQFEQLLEKQDVIDIVRNKAQEGIGLLL, from the coding sequence ATGGAAGAAAATCAATATAAAGATAAACTGATTGACTACCTGGAAGGTACGCTCTCAGAAAAAGAGAATAAAGAAATTGAACAAAAGCTGGCTGAAAATGAAGCGCTTTTTAATGAATATGATGAGCTAAGAATTATTCACGACAGCATGGATAAATCGGTAGAATTTGACTCACCTGTTGAGCTTTCTAAAGATTTTTACTCGATGCTCGATGAAGAAATCGAAAAAGAAAACAACAATAAAAAATTCGGAAAATCTGGTCAGTGGTTATTCACCATTAAAAAAACGTGGAATAGTTCACTACCACTTAGAATTGCTGCTTCAGTTGCCTTATTTCTTGCTGGTTTCTTTGTAGACAAACAAATAAGAATGGAGCAAATTCAGACAGAGGAAGTACAATCTTTACGAGATGAGCTTAACACCACAAAAACACTGGTTATGCTCTCTTTGCTTAAGCAACAGTCTGCTAGCGATCGCATAATGGCAGTAAACTATACTTATGAGATGAATGAAATTGATCAACGTATAGTAGACGCGCTTTCAGAAACACTTGCAACAGACCAAAATACCAATGTGAGAATGGCTGCTTGTGAAGCATTAATCCATTACAAAGAAAAAGTTGATGTGCAAGATGTGCTTTTGACTACACTCTCGAATCAAGACGATCCGAGTATTCAGATAATGATTATTGATGCCCTAATCTCTTTGGAAGACAAAAGAGCTGTGGCTCAATTCGAACAATTACTAGAAAAGCAAGATGTAATCGATATAGTAAGAAACAAAGCTCAAGAAGGAATCGGGCTGCTTTTATAA